One window of the Triticum dicoccoides isolate Atlit2015 ecotype Zavitan chromosome 3B, WEW_v2.0, whole genome shotgun sequence genome contains the following:
- the LOC119280556 gene encoding E3 ubiquitin-protein ligase SINA-like 3 yields the protein MECLMESVTVACSNANYGCAQKLTYYQKEEHEKACPSAPCFCAASSCSFAGPTDAILEHCASQHKWPCTTIKYSEDVELCLEPGLHFLRTKDREIFLLNVALEPCGHAISVVCIQPKAINSKFKCRMSYGSFLNDYYQRSVYKIRSSSLSDGLPKGYNLILPKDEITDDGKGTLLTFSIDDPNPKVKVCEPICLKPYIRVMDQNCSGFQMLFLTSEMGYVDRTSERTKLPIRAPSYLSISTKPHICSTLLRAPPAGAACPAAATYSLRV from the exons ATGGAATGTCTCATGGAATCGGTCACGGTCGCTTGCTCCAATGCCAATTATGGATGCGCCCAGAAGCTAACTTACTACCAGAAAGAAGAGCATGAGAAGGCATGCCCGAGCGCCCCATGTTTCTGCGCGGCGTCCAGCTGCAGCTTTGCAGGGCCAACAGACGCCATCCTTGAACATTGTGCCTCCCAGCACAAGTGGCCGTGTACAACCATCAAGTACTCCGAAGATGTTGAGCTCTGCCTCGAACCAGGTCTACATTTTCTTCGTACCAAAGACAGGGAAATTTTCCTGCTCAACGTGGCACTAGAGCCATGCGGGCATGCCATCTCTGTTGTCTGCATCCAACCTAAAGCTATAAACTCCAAGTTCAAGTGTAGGATGTCCTATGGTTCCTTTTTGAACGACTATTATCAGAGATCAGTTTACAAAATACGAAGCTCATCCTTGTCTGATGGGCTACCAAAGGGATACAACTTAATTCTGCCCAAGGATGAGATAACTGATGATGGAAAGGGTACCTTGCTTACGTTCTCCATTGATGATCCTAATCCTAAAGTAAAGGTGTGTGAGCCCATATGTCTGAAACCA TATAT TCGTGTCATGGACCAAAACTGCTCAGGGTTTCAAATGCTCTTTCTAACAAGTGAAATGGGTTACGTTGATCGT ACATCGGAAAGGACCAAACTGCCTATAAGAG CACCTAGTTATTTGTCGATTTCGACCAAGCCGCACATCTGCTCGACGTTGCTAAGAGCACCACCTGCTGGTGCGGCATGCCCGGCCGCTGCCACCTATTCTTTACGCGTTTGA